One part of the Spiroplasma turonicum genome encodes these proteins:
- a CDS encoding ComEC/Rec2 family competence protein has translation MTNSGNFLIVDKGSNYIILKKYFVKYYLRVGELEFKVGEFIKLEGEIEKINKPDVYWGFNFNEYLLRNGINYEIKNYAYTKTNIYTIRYFIFNSLKTDNKLINLFLFQNKKTDNLYNNLLELGLSFLINLSGLNIFIIDAIIFKVLFKKTKFLKKTKPLFLVFLFFYNYIIGFKIFISKSLVSISLREYKNKKKICLEGWSFQSIQWTILLIIKPIYLFNIGFVYSIVFSFFFINKYGFNNKSIKSYIKNGLLITAIIMPLQAFYNYKIHILTIVFQTLLTPILSFSFIFSLFFPCFVNVSNFLYLLLNNISKIFLELNFTIIVGHIPLVLIFFYFITLKLTQISIIYSINKRFIIRISMLLISTIFLQFNQLNFFDSSIYMLNVGNGNSFLIKDKNKILIMDAGAGYGYSETIFKDFLLYKGIRKIDAVIISHNHNDHYNQLNSLKSQYKINYLYTNDNVPSTLNFKNINIFNFVELNHKDENDNSIVSLININNKKMLFMGDATKKIETKLLNNEFFLTLIGPGIDFLQVGHHGSKTSSSEVFINKVNPFTCYISGKKEKHKNFPNKETIETLTNNNCNIFVTDDKDNFKYNIKNSSTSKIKKTFI, from the coding sequence TTGACAAATAGTGGAAATTTTTTAATAGTAGATAAAGGATCAAACTATATAATACTAAAAAAGTATTTTGTTAAGTATTATCTAAGAGTAGGGGAGTTGGAATTTAAAGTAGGGGAGTTCATAAAGTTAGAAGGGGAGATTGAAAAGATAAATAAGCCTGATGTTTATTGAGGTTTTAACTTTAATGAATATCTATTACGAAATGGCATAAATTATGAAATAAAAAACTATGCATATACTAAAACAAATATTTATACAATAAGATACTTTATATTTAATTCATTAAAGACTGACAACAAGTTAATAAATTTATTTTTATTTCAAAACAAAAAAACAGACAATTTATATAATAATCTGTTGGAATTAGGTTTATCTTTTTTAATTAATTTAAGTGGTTTAAATATATTTATAATTGATGCAATAATTTTTAAGGTATTGTTTAAGAAAACAAAGTTTCTTAAGAAAACTAAACCATTATTTTTGGTCTTTTTATTTTTTTATAATTATATTATTGGTTTTAAAATTTTTATATCTAAATCATTAGTGAGTATTTCATTAAGAGAATATAAAAATAAGAAGAAAATATGTTTAGAAGGTTGAAGTTTTCAATCTATTCAGTGAACTATATTACTAATTATAAAACCAATTTATTTATTTAACATAGGCTTTGTATATAGTATAGTATTTTCATTTTTTTTCATAAATAAATATGGTTTTAATAATAAAAGCATTAAGTCTTACATAAAAAATGGATTATTAATAACAGCAATTATAATGCCTTTGCAAGCTTTTTATAATTATAAAATTCATATATTAACTATTGTGTTTCAAACATTATTAACACCAATTTTATCTTTTTCATTTATCTTTTCATTGTTTTTTCCATGTTTTGTTAATGTTTCTAATTTTTTATATTTATTATTAAACAATATTTCTAAAATATTTTTAGAGTTAAATTTTACTATAATAGTAGGTCACATTCCATTGGTTTTGATCTTTTTTTACTTCATTACATTGAAACTTACTCAAATATCAATTATTTATTCTATTAATAAAAGATTTATAATAAGAATATCTATGCTTTTAATTTCAACAATATTTTTACAATTTAATCAATTAAACTTTTTTGATAGCAGTATATATATGCTAAATGTTGGTAATGGAAATAGTTTTTTGATAAAAGATAAAAATAAGATATTAATAATGGATGCAGGTGCTGGCTATGGTTATTCAGAAACTATATTTAAGGATTTCTTATTATATAAAGGTATAAGAAAAATAGATGCTGTCATTATTAGTCACAACCATAATGATCATTATAACCAATTAAATAGTCTTAAAAGTCAATATAAAATCAATTATCTATACACAAACGATAATGTTCCTAGTACATTAAACTTTAAAAATATTAATATTTTTAATTTCGTTGAATTAAACCATAAAGATGAAAATGATAATTCAATAGTTTCATTAATTAATATTAATAATAAAAAAATGCTATTTATGGGTGACGCTACTAAAAAAATAGAAACTAAATTGCTTAATAATGAATTTTTTTTAACACTTATAGGTCCAGGCATTGATTTTTTACAAGTTGGTCACCATGGAAGTAAAACAAGTAGTTCAGAGGTTTTTATTAATAAAGTCAATCCTTTTACCTGTTATATAAGTGGTAAAAAAGAAAAACATAAAAATTTTCCTAATAAAGAAACTATAGAAACTTTAACAAATAATAATTGTAATATATTTGTTACTGATGATAAAGATAATTTTAAATACAATATAAAAAATAGTAGTACTAGTAAAATAAAAAAAACCTTCATTTAA
- the rpsT gene encoding 30S ribosomal protein S20, which produces MANIKSQEKRILTNEKSRIANKSFRSKVKTAIKKALVAKHDNLESKDNLVNEAVSLLDKSVVKGIFKANKAAREKSRLMK; this is translated from the coding sequence ATGGCAAATATTAAATCACAAGAAAAGAGAATTTTAACAAATGAAAAATCAAGAATTGCAAATAAATCTTTTAGAAGTAAAGTTAAAACAGCAATAAAAAAAGCTTTAGTTGCAAAACATGATAATTTAGAATCAAAAGATAACCTAGTTAACGAAGCGGTGAGTTTACTTGATAAATCAGTTGTTAAAGGTATTTTTAAAGCTAATAAAGCTGCACGTGAAAAATCAAGATTAATGAAATAA
- a CDS encoding LemA family protein gives MKHNTIDPNSSVGTKPKTNFFGVLFWVIICFLLIPLIVHVTNINRLKRLKVKIDEAEAGIDIQLKRRRDTLIKLIDSVKESISFEKEMQTTLTSMRTGGGVDQLMRNASKLNDISKQIQVQVENYANLKSNDLIRDLMSESSNIEENISASRRIYNSNVSEFNQSINVYPSNLAANQLGYKFMPFFEIQDTDREDVKIKF, from the coding sequence ATGAAACATAACACAATTGATCCAAATTCAAGTGTTGGAACAAAACCAAAAACAAATTTTTTTGGAGTATTATTTTGAGTAATTATCTGTTTTTTATTAATACCATTAATAGTCCATGTGACTAATATAAATAGATTAAAAAGATTAAAAGTTAAAATAGATGAAGCTGAAGCTGGTATAGATATTCAATTAAAAAGAAGAAGAGACACATTAATTAAGTTAATTGATTCTGTAAAAGAAAGTATAAGCTTTGAAAAGGAAATGCAAACAACACTTACAAGTATGCGTACAGGTGGTGGAGTTGATCAATTAATGAGAAATGCATCAAAACTAAATGATATAAGCAAACAAATTCAAGTACAAGTTGAAAACTATGCAAATCTTAAATCAAATGATTTAATTAGAGACTTAATGTCAGAATCTTCAAATATTGAAGAAAACATTTCAGCTTCAAGAAGAATTTACAATTCAAATGTAAGTGAATTTAATCAATCAATAAATGTTTATCCTAGTAACTTAGCTGCTAATCAACTAGGATACAAATTTATGCCATTCTTTGAAATTCAAGACACTGATCGTGAAGATGTAAAAATTAAATTTTAA